The following is a genomic window from Canis lupus familiaris isolate Mischka breed German Shepherd chromosome 10, alternate assembly UU_Cfam_GSD_1.0, whole genome shotgun sequence.
GTTTGCAGGATGAAACAGGCAGATGGGTCAGAGCTGGTGCCAGTGGTGGCCGCCTCGCCGTGTGGTGCCTCCCCTAAGATGTCCTTGGCTTAAAcgtctttcttcttctcccaggCGCTGCAGTTCCTCCAGAAGAATTCCTCTAAGTATCACTTCAGGCGCACCAAGATGCTGCCCGTCAGCGGTGGGTTCCATACGCGCCTCATGGAGCCAGCCTTGGAGCCCCTGACCCAAGTCCTAAAGTCGGTTGGTGTCAAGAAGCCTCTGGTTTCCGTCCACTCAAACGTCGATGGGAAGAGATACATGCATCCAAAACACATCCAGAAGTTGCTGGTGCAGCAGGTGGTCTCCCCGGTGAAGTGGGAGCAGACGATGCATGCCATATACGAGAGGAAGAAGGGCGTCGAGTTCCCCAAGACTTTTGAAGTCGGACCTGGGAAGCAGCTGGGAGCCATCCTGAAGAGCTGCAACCTGCAGGCCTGGAAGTCCTACCAGAACGTGGAAGTGCTGGCGGACGACGATGGCGGGGCCTAGAGCAGGCCCCAGAGCAGGCCGAAGGAGTCTGCGGtgccgggggaggggcggggggcccaGGGGGTGCTGCTCTGGGCCTGGGCCGCTTTCTCCGAGGTGATTGGGAGGCTCTGTGTGCAAAGTGCTTTGACGGCCACTTGAAAGGCACtgagaggatttctttttttttttttttttttgagaggatttCTTTTACTGGAACAGGTCCGGCTCTCCCACTCGCCCCCGCCTCCTCCAGGCATGTTCCGAGGCTCGGGCAGCAGCCCTGCTGCCAGAAGTCTTGGTGAGGACCTGCTCCGCCTCCCCCAGCTCTGGTCTCAGGTGGCTGCTCTGTAAGGGGCTGAAGGCACCTGGCGGGCGGGCATGTTCCAGGGCCTGGGAAGGCTCAGCCCAACGCCTATCACGCCCTGGTGTGGCCATGAGGCAGGCCAGAGCCAGAGCAGCTCCTCCACTGCCCCGCTGGCCTGTGCACACCCACGGCCAGAATCTTAGCCCCATGGTCACTGAACGCAAGGGGCTTTAAGACACAATTGGCCTTGGCGGCCGTTCTGTCCACCCCAACACTCAACAGGTGGGAGACCCGGTCCcacatttgtttatttcccaACAGTGTTGAGTGTGCCTGCTGTATGCCTGTGAGTGGCCTCTACCCTCTGCTGGGGAAGAGGGTCCCGAGCAAGGCGGGAAGGGTTTGGGGAGGCTGGGCGCTCGGTCTCCCCACGCCCCTGGCATCCCCTCAGACGGTGATCACGGACTGTCTCCCGTGTGCCCGGGACCTGCTGTGGCACAGGCTGCCCTCAGAGCTTCTCAGccagctccacactgggagcaAAGCGCAGGTTCTCTGTGGATGCCGCTCCTGCCCTGATACTAAAAACGAGTAATTCTAAGCTTCTCGGGGTTTTGTCATTAATCCGCAATCGTGGGAAAACCTCACAGTACAGAATCTCTGCATCTGTCCGTAAATGTGGCTGTTGTGTAGACTCCTGTCAAATCCTGGGGagcttcctcatttttaattCCACGGTGTCTCTCAACAGGGGCCCCGTTGGCCTCTGGGCAGACCTGTTACACACACGGTGCGGGCAGCCGCCCTGGCTCCTGGCCACTCCGTGCAGGTAGCTCTTCAGGCGTTGTGACCCCCGGACAGGCCCCCGTGTGTCCGCCGCCCCGGCCGAGCCCCTGCACATAGGGCCATGGAACCCGATCTTCACCACGGCCTGACATGGAGGGTTCTTTGGAGTTCAGTGACGAAATAAGGATCTCTTCAAAATCTCTTGTAGAAGTTCTCAAACATTCACAAAGAACCTTGCTAGTATCTTTAGAGTGTGGATCCTGTCTGAACCCCCTTCTCCGAGCGCTGTAGTAGCAGGAAGCTCTGAGAGGAGACTGGCCGGGCTCCCCAGTCTGGGCTTCCGTTCTCGCCGTGCTGCAGGCTGGATGGTATCACGGGGCCACCCTCAGCTCGAAGGAGCATGGTCCACGGTCCCACGTAAGGGAGCTGCAGAGGCAGTGGAGGGGGAGTTCCCACGTGGCAGGCCTTGCTGCTTCTATGGGCACAGCCCTTTACCTCAGGGCCCAGGATGGCGCTCTCAGGCCCATCCCTACTCGAAGGCACAGCAATTGAGGGACATAGGGTGCTGTCCTAAGGAAGGTTCCAGAAAGCTGGCCACGTCTCTGCCTGCACTGCAGGGGCTTCCTAGTTTGGGGAACCCAGGGGTgcaggagccctgggagcccgGGCCAAGGTGGATggggcctcctcctgcccctgcagaCTGAGTTGGGATGAGTGACAGAGGCATAGGGTGCTGAGGGGAGTTATGGGGAGCCCAGGGTCTGGGGTGTGGGCCTTAAGGGTGGTGGTGGATCCTACATCCTGCTCCTTGGCAGGTCTGGGCTAGTTCCTGCCCCCTGAGGAAAGTAGCCCACGCCATTGCTCCCACGGTGCTGGAGGCAGGAGTCCCACCTTCCACCACATTTGGGTCCCGTGCCAGTGGAGGCCCTGGGCCTGTTTCTCTCCAGCAGCTCGCCTCCCTCAGTCCGCCTGGAATGGGGTGCTGCTTCCCTGCCTGGCAGAAACGGATCTCCCTGGGCACCTTCTTCCTAAGAGAACAGATCTTGCCTCTTCATTCCTAAAAATCTTGACTGGCCCAAGGGCCTTGATCAAAAGCCTCTGAAACCGCAAAGGCGATAGGGCCCCTTGTGCCCTGGCAGCCTTGTTGCCTCCTCTGGGAAGGCGCTTCGCTGTTTCCAGCAGCCTCCACCCCAGGGGATAGGGGCTGTGTCCAGGCACTGCCCCTGGGACCTGCTGCAGAGGAGCCGCAGGAGATGGGGGCCTCATGTGGAGGTGACCGCgtcacccctgcccccttcctgggAGGGATGGGCCTCTAGTCTTTCCTTTCTGGGGTTGGACAGTCAAGATTTCTGGTATCGCTGTTGCTTAAGCATCTGTCCGCAACTTGTGCAAGTTGCCACGTGGACCAGCCAGACTGGGTTTGACTGTGACCCCTCCCCGTGGGCCTCAGCATCTTACTGCCCCATGCGGCTGGACTGGCCAACGGTGACGGTCAGAGGATCCCACTGCCCCTCTGGTCAAGCCCCTTACTTCTCTGCTTTGAGCAGATGAGTGAAGTGGCTGCAGCTGGCACCTCCTGTGGGGGCGCAGCAGCAGTGGGCAGCTCCTCACAACCCCAGGGTTGGCATGAACCGGCAAGACAGGGAGTCACACCTCCATCAAGCTCAGCCAgggctcccaccccagggcctttgtatGTGCCACTCCCCCTAGCTAGGTGACCCCTTCCCTCGTCTCCTCCACAGCAGCTCCTCCAGCCAGCCTGGTCTGTGTCCCATCCACCCCAGCCCGTTTCTGTCCTGTTGCCTCCAGAACACAGCCCACAGCTCTTCTGTGcttttttccctcccccaaaaACAACGATTAGAGGGGCCAGGTCTTCACATCCCCGGAACTTGTGCCCAAGCCTAGCACAGTAGGGGCTCCCCTGACATCCATGGGTGGGGAGAATGCTGCAAACCCTAGAACACCTGGGGAGGGAGGTCCCCAAATTCTGCAAGGAGAAGCCTCTGCATCAGCTGCACCAGGGGGCTCCATAAACAGcattccccttccctcttctcactGAAGCCCAAGCTCCTTGAGAAGCTGCAGGCACCCCCGGCCACATCTAACACCTACATGGTCAGGTGGGCAGTTCTATCCCGAGAGCTTAGGAGCAAGCTGGGGCTAGATGGTTAGGGaggacttcctggaagaggtgccTCTGGATCTGGCCTTGCCGCTCCCCGGCTTGCCCTGGGTGGTTTTGGGATGGCCTGACCTTGCCCCAAGGGCCGGGTAGTCAGGCCCCAAGCCGTGAGGGGCGGGACCTGGAGAGCTGTGGCACAGGAGCCTGGTGGTGGCCGGGAGTACGCGGGACCTGGCCAGCCTGGCCGGAGGGAGGCATGTAGCTGCACATGCCAGATGGGCTTTCATGGGCTCTGGGGCTAGCGGAGGGCAGGCCCCGAAGAGGCAGCTGCAGAGGACGTGGGCACGGGGCTGGAGCAAGGgggggcccagcccagggctggcaTCTGAGACGGGAActgtggtggggcagggggacagtCAGAGCCCAAGTTCCAGAAAGAGGACCTGACTGGGTCTAGAAACAGCACTGGGCCCAGGTCTGGGGCAGGCTGGACCCTCACGGGGGTGCCCCTCATCTAGCCCCTTCTCCCTGCAGGCCGCACTGTCCAGCGGGGAGTGCTGGATGAGCAAacctggggagggcaggcagccCAGCTGTAAGACTGAAGGCCCAAAGGAAATAATCCCTAATGGTAGATTCAGGCACCAGGCACGACGAGAGAAGGCATAAACCTGATTGTGTTGGGCCAAACTTCACGACAGCAGGTGCAGGAAAGAGCCTGCAGGTGTGTGATCACGTACAGGTGCTTGCACACGCCcgccctctctccccctcccccttgagTCTCCAGCAAGGGGCCAGAGCCGGGCGGCAAACCCCAGAGAGGACCAGAGACCAGCTGGAAACAACATTTTATTGAGCTCTCCTCAGCCATCAAATCTATTCCAGCAGATTTTCTCTTCGCCCAGGGGCCTTCCCGACATGGGGGTGTGGCCAGcactccccccccaacccccgccgcCAGAGGAAGGCTCCAGGCTCCTTCCCTGccgggtggtggtggcagtgacaGCACCCAGGCCACCTCAGGGGCTGAGGCCAGGAGAGCGGCCCAGCCAGGCCTTGGCGCGGGCAGTTAACCAGTAACGACCCCCGAGGTATAATGAATTCATTTctcttacaaaaaagaaagaaaaaactagtaTGAAACCTCAGTAGTGTCCCAGCACTCGgagtttaaatataaaaaaagggaTCAgcagaaaacagttaaaaaagacaacaaaaccaGCAAGGCCACCTCCAGGGTGGCGGTCGGGCGGGGGCGAGGCCAGCCCCGTCCCCAGCGGCTCCAGCTGGTATCACTGGAGGAGGCGGAGGCCCCAGCCTAgtagcagcaccagcagcagcagcagcgacaGCACCAGCCCGCGCCCCGGGTTGGGGGACACCTGTGGGATGAAGGGCGGGAGAGGTGAGACCTCCAGCCGGGGCCGGGGGTGCTCAGGTGCCCCCCACGTGTGCTCAGGGGCACGGGGTGAACCAGGGTGGCTGAGAGGGTGCTGGAGAGTGGGTCAGGGAGGCGGGGACACAGGAGCGTCTCCGGACAGCACAGCTCACAGGTGGGGACAGCACCCAGAAGCCAGAGCACAGGTGGGCCGGGGAGACGGCCCGGGAGGCGGCAGAGGAGAAGCCTACCCAGGCCGCCGTGGGCACCAGTGGGGGCTGAGCTAGGGTAAGGGACGGTCCCCGGTGCTGCTGGGACAGACAAGGAGGGTCGGGAAAGAGGCTCAGGAGAGGCACCTGCCGGGCAGAGGAGCGAGGATGGTTAGGGAGGCTCACGCGGGGCTGGTGAAGGTGCTcccggggggtgggtggggagccgGAGCATGGGTGTGGGAGCAAACACGCCTGAGAACTGGAGCatagggtggggggcagcccaggaggctcagcggtttagcgccgccttcagcccagggcatgatcctgcaggcccgggatcgagtcccgcatcgggctcccacacgcacggagcctgcttctccctctgcctgtgtgtctgcctctgtgtgtgtgtgtctctcattaataagtaaataaaatcttaaaaaaagaaaaaaagaaccggAGCATGGAGCTGATAAACCAGGGGTCTCCAAGCTGAAAACCGGGAGAAACGAGGGCAAGCAGGCACCACAAGACaacggggggcggggaggagcagtCTGTGGCACCCGAGGACATGCTCTGCGGGGCAGCAGCTCCGTGGCTGCAGGTGTCACCGCAGGCAGGCGGGTAAGTCAAGGTCACAGAGTTCACGGTTCATTTACCCTGTTCCGGAAGGTCAGGAAGCTCCAGATGCGGATGTTCTCCCTGAGGTTAGCAAGACCATCCAGGAAACTTCTAAGAACACCTCTCAGGCCTGTCTGGTTGTAGGTAAAAGCCAAGCTGTAAGACAAATGGGCAGGGAAGCAGGGCCATTACTGCAGGGAACAGGGGCGGAGATGGCCTTTATTTCAGGGGACCCCCGCGGGGAGAGGAGGGCGgcgtcccctcccccccacaccacTCTACCCCCTTCCCCGGGTGGATCCACCAGAGGTTCTCTCTCCACGGGCCATTTCTGGTCCTAATGCATCtgatttcctgtttccttcccctaCCCACCGGCCTACCGGGGGTTTTGGTCTTGGGTTCTGGAAAATGCTCCACTGCTCACCGGCCCAAGGACCTGCCGGTCCTCCCTCCGGAGGATCTTTGCTGTGATGGaggcccaggcaccccaacagaaGGCTGCCTCCCTGGGGACCAGGAGACCACAGTCGCTCTGGCTTAGGGGGAGGGTTTCCACATCCCCACCTTGAGAACCCAGAGATGCTGGCAAATGGTGGAAGTACACAGTGTGCTCAGGACAGATGCCTCCCGGCAGGACACACGGCTTCGCCAAGCTCACCACTTCCTACCAGCACTTTAAGTCAAGACCCTTTCGGAAAAGCACAGTCTTGGCTTgatgaagaggcagaggaaggcacTGGGTTGTGCTTAGTCTgtggcccaggggcaggggcggggcaggaggtggagggctggggggggcacCACCTGTACATGGCCATCCCGGGCAGCTCGCCAACGCGGGGAAGCATCCATCTCACTTCCATCTCGTCCCCGATGAAGGCCAGCCGCATGGCCACATCGTCGGGGTTGTTGctgtggggagggcacagggaatTAGGGGTGTGGCCGTGTGGTGACCCCCATACACAGGCCCACCTGGCCCACCGGGCCCCGGATTTGTGGGAGGCAAGGGGCGGCACAGAgcaaggtggggggcagggaaccTTCAcatgcccctcccctggcccccacTTTGCTCCAGAAAAAGCCAGCGAGGGCCCATCCCCAGGTGGGTTCCGTGTAGCGCAGGCCCCGCTtgtgggagggcagagacacagttagcGCCGCCGCTCCTCCAAGGAAAACCCAAAGCTGGAGAATCCTGGGAGAGGACATCCACCGGGAGGCTTGCCAGGAAAGATGACGAAGGTGGGCAGCGGGGCTGGGGCTCTGAGCCCCCACCGGGTCACTAGGACTGGCTTTCCCCGGGGCTCCACCTGCCAACCTGCCCTCCTCCTCGTGGGGAGGGATTCCAGGACCTGTTCCCTGCTCCCCCATCCTGAAACCACCTGTCACCCCCTCCAGTTCCCTCCTCTCACTGACCGGAATCCTGGATGGAAAGGAGGTACATGCCATCACACCTGATCTCCAAATCCagcatcctcccctcccctgccctcccctctggccGGCTTCAGCCCTGCTCTCAGGGGTTTGCCCACACATTGCATCTGGGAATttccaggctcccagctcagccccagCCACCTGCCCAGTCTCCCCGGGGTCCCTGCTCTCCATCCCAGGGATGATGGAAGGTCGGGTGGGAGGCTGAGAAGGCCTGGCTGGCAATCaaggtcggggggtgggggggttgaggTCTCACCTCTGTCCCAGGCAGCCCCAACCCCCAGGTTGGGGACCTAATGACTAAGAGAATCCTGAGGCCTAAAGCAGAAGGGAAGCACCTGGGCCCGGTCCTGGGAAGATCCCCTCTCCGCCACCCCGACAGCCGGGCCAGGCACTGTGTGCCGAGTGGCTTCCTCAGGCTACttctgattttctaaaattagaaCCATCTCATCAAGAGGCCTTGATGAGCTGATCACGGTCACCGAGGGGCAGGAGTCAGCCCGTCCTAAAGCCACGAGTTTGAGTCATTTTGGTGGCAGCGCCAAGGCCCATCCCGGGAATATGCTGGACGCCGAGGGCCTCTGTGGGCTGCTCCCCGAGGGGCCGCCCCGCCCGGGCACAGGCCTCCTGGACCACGCCTGGGAATTTCCACCCTAGAGCCCTGCCCGGACAGCCCCGAAGGCTGCTCCCCTAAGTATACCCCCGAGCTCACTCAccagagatgggggtgggtggggcccACAGAGTGTTACTGGGACCTACCTGTTAGGGGAGGGCCCAGGGTCATAATACTCCACGAGATCTGTCATGCCCGGAACCTCCAGAACTTCTGGGCCATGCTCCTGCAGGAAGGTGCTCAGAAAGAGGTTCCTGGAGAGGGGTCCTGAGTGAGACATTTCTTCTCTGGGGGAGAAAGACACAGACTGAACCCTTGTTCATTGAAGCTGGGActctcctgctcactctcccACATGCCTTGCAGCCGGTGGTGGGCGTGCGACCCCCAGTTCTGAGCCATGAGGTCTCAGAGCTCTGACgcgggaggaggaaagggagcagCCTCGCCCGGGCAGCTCTTCTCCCTCCTTGCTGCCTTCAACACAGGAGAGGGCTGGAGCGGCAGCAGCCACTTTATGACACCATGTTGGTGCTCAACATAAGGATAACCAAcatgctgggtgcctgggtggctcagggggtgaggccgggggtcccaggatcaagtcccacactgggctccccacaaggagcctgcttctccctctgcctgtgtctctgcctctctctctctgtgtctctcatgaaaaaataaatttttctcttaaaaaaaaataaaataaaataaaagagggccAGCCTgggtctctttaaaaaaaaaaaaatttatttatgagagagaggcagagacacacgcagagggagaagcagactccatgcagagagccctatgtgggactcaatcccaggtttccaggatcacgccctgggccgaaggcggatgctcaaccgctaaaccacccaggtgtcccccactgagccacccaggtgtccctctgcctgtatctctacctctctgtctctctgtttctcataaataaataaaatctttaaaaaaattaagcaacatgccaaggacagaggagagagggacagagcctgcctctctgatGGCATTCTTAAACACTTGCAAAAATACATGCCACAGCCAGCCTAATTgtgcaggaaaaataaaacccaattcATTCAAATCACCCTTCATTGAGTTTCCAGTTCCTTGTAGCCAGAGGCCCTCCCATTACGACCATGGATTCCCACATCTTAAAGTGTCTACGTCCCCCCTTGGGATAGCCAGTGGGATCCCATGACCTCATTCACCACAATTCACCCCACATCGTAGGTCCGGAATATAATGGTGAAGAATGTGGAACTCAAGGACccgagttcaaatcccagctccgtCACTTCGTATCTGTGTGATGCTGAGGGATGGGACACCAACCCTTAGGGTTTTTGCACCTCAACTCCCCGTCTTACAATAATGTCCTGGGTTTTAAGAAATTTTCTAAGTCTTCACATTAGCCTGCTGGTTGCGGAGAGAACCCTCTTGCTAGCTTGTTGGGTCCCTAACCTTCCAGGTAGGTATTTAATTAAGACGACACTGGGGGCTTGGAGAAGCTCATGATTAAGCCAAGAAGGGACAGAGCCACGTGTCCCCGGTCCCCAGCCCAGCGTGGACGGTGTTCAGCCCTGAAGCGGATCAACTGTCGGCAGGACGTACACGGGCAGCCTCCAGGGGACCCCGAGTTTGGCAAGAGCACACACAACTTGCTTTCAGCATCAGGAGTGGGGACGGGAGGCCCAGGGCGGGGCGCAGGGTGGGCTCGTGGGCGCGCATCCCCCAGGTGTCTCGGGGCGAGTCTAGACAGGTTACTCTCAACACGCGGTCAGAGATGGACACGCTGTGATGTCCTGCGGGGCGCGGACAGGTATTTGAGGGTCTGGGCTCTCTGGCCTTGGGGAAAGGAAACCACAGAAGAACAGCGTTGTTCTAGAGATTGAGTGCCCAGAATGTGTGTCAAGGGGGCTGTTCCGGTTTCCTAAGGGAAAGCCAGGAGAGCCTCTGGTCTGTTCCAGGTGAGAGCCCAGCTTGAAAGGCAGCTCCAGCGGGAGCGAAGCCTGGAGAAATCAGACGTGTAAACACAGGCACGACCGCCACAAAGGGCCCGTGGCCTGACATATGCCACCTGCACCTGCCAGGGCAGCACCTTCCCCTGCGGGCTGACAGGAGCGGTCGGgtcctgggtgggggctggggggcgggtgCTGCCACCTGCTGACGGCACCTGCAGGCAAGGTGTGAGGGCACACAGGCCTGGGACccagtgtccccccaccccctccccccgccgccatCAGGCCAGCAGGCGCCCAATGGGGAGGACCAGGTGCTATTTCTAAGAACCCGAAAATGCTGCTAGCAGCTCAACAGCAGCTCAGGGACTGCTGAGTGCCCACTCCTGGTACACCTGTTCCAGGGAACACCAGGCAGCAGGCACAAGCTATGAGGTGTggggacccctggctggctcggttggtggaACACGAGACTcaatctcggggtcgtgagttcaagccctgcggtGGGCATtgtgcttcatttaaaaaaaaaaaaaaaaaagcaaaaaaaaagctATGAGGTGACTCTAGTTCCCTCTACAATGTAAAGCTCTTCaaccagactttttaaaaaaactagatcACAAAACTAGTCCGGTTGGAAGGCGCTCTGAGCCAGAGACAGCGAGGCTTGCTGGAAGTGGTGGACCCAGTCCCAGGGAGCCTCCTCCAGCCACACCCTGGCGCCGACCCCGGATTCAGCCAGCAGCCGGACTCCAGCGCTGCGTGCTTAAAAAACCAGAGaaacagggcgcctgggtggctccgtcggttaaacatctgccttcagttcagggtcctgggatcaagtcccacatcgggctccctgctcagtggatagtctgcttctccctctgtctgctgctccccctgcttgtgcactttctctgtgtcaaataaataaaattaaattaaatttaaaaaagagagaaaggagaacatTGGGGGGTGGCGGACAGCAGCACAAAAGGCAACTGACTCGTTAGATGGAGTCTCAACAACGTAGAGGaaacatttcagaataaaagatGGGGAGCATTGggatacctggggggctcagcggctgagcgtctgccttcggcccagggcgtaatccgaGGATctaagatcgagtcctgcattgggctcctgcatgaacctgcttctccctctgcctgtgtctctgcactccccacccccttgtctctcatgaataaataaaatcttaaaaaaaaaaaaaaaaaagatggggaacATTGAGGCCGCCGAAGAAAACGTGATCATTCCAGTGACACAGGAGACGGAAGATTTCTAGCAAACATGAAATGAACCTCTATGCAGAACCACCTCTTGGAACCACCAAGAGGTTCAAGGTTGCTGGACACCAgatcaacatatgaaaatcaataccCACAAGGCAACCAGAAAATACAGCAGCAGATAGATACCTATTTACAGACACATAAGGCTTTTAGGAAGGAaacgtgatttaaaaaaaaaaaaaaaaagagggatccctgggtggcgcagcggtttggcgcttgcctttggctcagggcgcgatcctggagacccgggatcgaatcccacgtcgggctcccggtgcatggagcctgcttctccctctgcctgtgtctctgcctctctctctctctctgtgtgactatcataaataaataaaaatgttataaaaaaaaaaaaaaaaagaaaagaaaaaaagagtcgGGGGGGGCAGAGCTTAAAACTTtcatggagagggagaaggacgcctgggtggctcagtggttgagcatctgccttcggcccagggcgtgatcttggagacccgggatcgagtcccacaacgggctccctgcaaggagcctgcttctccctctgcctgtctctgcctttctctctgtctctcatgaataaataaaatctaaaaaaacaaaaaaaaaaaaaaaaaaaaactttcacgGAGAAAAACTAAGAACTCCACTGAAGGGCATAAAGAACCCAGATACCTGGAACCAGCTTTCACAGACGAGATATTTTAACGCTGCAAGGTTGTGAGCACTCTGCCTGTGTAAGGATTGTGACCCAAGGAGCCTCTAGCCGCTGCCAGGCCCCAGGGAGCT
Proteins encoded in this region:
- the BIK gene encoding bcl-2-interacting killer isoform X1; protein product: MSHSGPLSRNLFLSTFLQEHGPEVLEVPGMTDLVEYYDPGPSPNSNNPDDVAMRLAFIGDEMEVRWMLPRVGELPGMAMYSLAFTYNQTGLRGVLRSFLDGLANLRENIRIWSFLTFRNRVSPNPGRGLVLSLLLLLVLLLGWGLRLLQ